Proteins encoded in a region of the Nitrospirota bacterium genome:
- the gspE gene encoding type II secretion system ATPase GspE yields the protein MKLAEWIQKKYRLTDVQIHAGTNLQADKNISLGEALRELGHLSPEGELESLAIQLGIPFLASISEMEIEKEWIEKVPIGFAKKNELIPLRKEGSRIRIATALPFNLNALDDLRLLFGHEIEVSLATYPVILSMINQMYEKSQESANQVMEGIEGNMIDLDSGEIPGSVDLLEATDEAPMIRLVNSLIFQAVKQRASDIHFEPFERDFIIRYRIDGILYNILTPPKRLQSSMTSRIKIMAALDIAEKRLPQDGRFSIRIAGKEIDIRVSVIPTAHGERLVLRLLDKQHLLLNLDDLGFSKKTLAEVEQLIKLSHGIILVTGPTGSGKTTTLYSILNKINSPDKNIITIEDPIEYQLKGIGQMQVNPKIDLTFSNGLRSILRQDPDVILVGEIRDSETAEIAIHASLTGHLVFSTLHTNDSAGAITRLIDMGIESFLVSSSVVAIIAQRLVRKLCDVCKISYAPQPAELEKLGLSADSSRPPLFYRAGGCTECLQTGYRGRMGIYELLMIDDAVRTEILGKVDSTSIKNHAVEKGLVTLRADGIRQILTGVTTTDEVLRVTQVDTV from the coding sequence ATGAAATTGGCGGAATGGATTCAAAAGAAATATCGTCTCACTGACGTTCAAATTCATGCGGGCACCAATCTTCAGGCAGACAAAAACATTTCTCTGGGGGAGGCGCTCAGGGAATTAGGCCACCTTTCGCCCGAAGGGGAACTGGAGTCGCTTGCGATTCAGCTTGGAATCCCTTTTCTCGCCTCTATTTCAGAAATGGAGATTGAAAAGGAATGGATTGAGAAGGTTCCGATCGGGTTCGCCAAGAAGAATGAACTCATCCCGCTAAGAAAAGAAGGGTCCCGGATTAGAATCGCCACTGCGCTTCCCTTTAATCTGAATGCCCTGGATGACCTGAGGCTCCTTTTTGGACATGAAATTGAGGTTTCTCTGGCTACCTATCCGGTCATTCTCTCGATGATCAATCAGATGTATGAAAAGTCGCAGGAGAGTGCCAATCAGGTGATGGAGGGAATAGAGGGAAATATGATTGATTTGGATTCAGGCGAGATCCCCGGATCGGTCGACCTTCTGGAAGCCACCGACGAAGCGCCCATGATTCGGCTTGTCAATTCCCTGATCTTTCAGGCAGTCAAACAAAGAGCGAGTGATATTCATTTTGAACCCTTTGAAAGGGATTTTATCATCCGGTACCGGATCGACGGAATTCTCTATAATATCCTGACTCCTCCGAAACGTCTTCAATCTAGCATGACGTCGAGAATTAAGATTATGGCGGCACTCGATATCGCCGAAAAGAGGCTGCCCCAGGACGGACGATTTTCAATTCGAATTGCCGGTAAAGAGATTGATATTCGAGTTTCCGTAATCCCCACGGCCCATGGAGAGCGGCTGGTTTTAAGACTTTTGGATAAACAACATCTCCTGTTGAATCTCGATGATCTCGGATTTTCCAAAAAGACACTCGCCGAAGTTGAGCAATTGATTAAACTTTCTCATGGGATTATCCTCGTCACAGGACCGACCGGGAGCGGAAAGACCACCACGCTTTATTCCATTCTCAATAAAATAAATTCCCCGGACAAGAATATTATTACGATAGAAGACCCGATAGAGTACCAGTTGAAAGGAATCGGTCAGATGCAGGTGAACCCGAAGATCGACTTGACCTTTTCCAATGGACTTCGTTCGATTTTGCGCCAGGATCCCGATGTGATTCTGGTTGGCGAAATCCGGGACAGCGAAACGGCTGAAATTGCCATTCATGCCTCCCTTACCGGGCATCTTGTTTTTTCAACGCTTCATACCAACGATTCCGCGGGGGCGATTACCCGTCTGATCGATATGGGAATCGAATCGTTTCTCGTCTCGTCATCGGTGGTTGCTATTATTGCCCAGCGATTGGTCAGAAAACTGTGCGATGTCTGCAAGATTTCTTATGCCCCTCAACCCGCGGAATTGGAAAAGCTCGGGCTATCCGCCGATTCATCGCGGCCGCCGCTATTTTACCGTGCCGGAGGCTGTACGGAATGTCTCCAGACCGGATACCGGGGCAGGATGGGAATCTATGAACTCCTGATGATCGATGATGCCGTAAGAACCGAAATATTGGGCAAAGTCGATTCCACGAGCATCAAGAATCATGCGGTAGAGAAGGGTTTGGTGACCCTGAGGGCTGATGGCATCCGGCAGATTCTCACGGGCGTGACGACGACGGATGAGGTGCTGAGAGTTACCCAGGTCGATACTGTTTGA
- the gspF gene encoding type II secretion system inner membrane protein GspF — protein MIYEYKGLTAEGREMSGMIDAENPKTARTRLKIQGIFPTEVHEDTSSSRAGASPEGGGSFLNRRLFGGISALEISLMTRQLSTLISAGLPLMEALEALVEQIEQPQLKKMVSGIREKIREGHPLSQALTDYTRYFSPLYIQMVRAGEASGTLARMLDRIAQYLEHQNRLKSKLVSALAYPILMVGISLLVLAGMITFVIPRVVVIFEDMHQALPLPTKILIGFSDLVRNQGWIFLMAAGLMIYLFRRYIHTPAGRLKWDGWILNLPVAGSMIKRLSLSRFAKTLETLLAGGVPLLTALDIVKTLVRNKVLEQAISKARENIKEGESIAGPLKRSGLFPPLMIHMIGVGERSGELELMLGKVAETYDYEMEAVIGTLTSLLSPILILGMGLVIFFIVISILLPIFQMSSIVR, from the coding sequence ATGATTTATGAATATAAGGGATTGACAGCTGAAGGGCGCGAAATGAGCGGGATGATCGACGCGGAAAATCCCAAGACCGCAAGGACCAGGTTGAAGATCCAGGGTATTTTTCCGACCGAAGTGCATGAGGACACTTCGTCTTCCCGCGCTGGTGCGTCACCCGAAGGAGGGGGATCTTTCTTAAACCGGCGACTCTTCGGAGGAATATCCGCTCTGGAAATTTCGTTAATGACCCGCCAGCTTTCTACGCTTATCTCCGCGGGGCTCCCATTGATGGAAGCGCTGGAAGCCTTGGTCGAACAGATTGAACAGCCCCAGTTGAAGAAAATGGTTTCCGGTATTCGTGAGAAAATCAGGGAGGGACATCCCCTTTCCCAGGCATTGACCGATTACACGCGTTATTTCTCGCCCCTTTATATCCAGATGGTCCGTGCAGGGGAAGCAAGCGGAACATTGGCCCGGATGCTGGATCGGATTGCCCAGTATCTCGAACATCAAAACCGCCTCAAGAGTAAACTCGTTTCGGCTCTGGCTTATCCGATTCTGATGGTCGGTATTTCTCTGCTTGTTCTGGCTGGGATGATTACTTTTGTGATCCCCAGGGTTGTGGTGATTTTTGAAGATATGCATCAGGCCCTCCCTCTTCCGACCAAGATCCTTATAGGATTCAGCGACCTGGTGAGGAACCAGGGATGGATTTTTCTCATGGCAGCCGGTCTGATGATCTATCTCTTCCGCCGGTATATCCATACCCCGGCGGGGAGGCTGAAGTGGGACGGCTGGATTTTGAATTTACCGGTTGCCGGATCGATGATTAAACGGCTCAGCCTCTCCCGATTTGCCAAAACGCTCGAGACTCTCCTGGCGGGAGGGGTTCCTCTTCTGACGGCCCTGGATATTGTTAAAACGCTGGTTCGCAATAAAGTTCTGGAACAGGCTATATCGAAGGCACGGGAAAACATTAAAGAGGGGGAAAGCATTGCCGGACCCCTGAAGCGGAGCGGTCTGTTTCCACCCCTCATGATTCATATGATCGGCGTGGGAGAACGATCCGGAGAGTTGGAATTGATGCTTGGAAAGGTCGCGGAGACCTACGATTACGAGATGGAGGCGGTAATTGGAACTTTGACATCCCTTCTATCGCCGATCCTGATTCTCGGAATGGGGCTGGTGATCTTTTTCATTGTCATTTCTATTCTTCTCCCCATCTTTCAAATGAGTTCCATCGTCAGATAA
- the gspG gene encoding type II secretion system major pseudopilin GspG — protein sequence MNLIRNKHGFTLIELMVVITILGILAVLILPRITGQTDEARRTATKVQIKNIEQALQQYEMDNGYYPSTEQGLDALVKKPTIGRIPIKYKEGGYMTKIPKDPWGTPYSYIAPGAHGDFDLVSYGADREKGGEGKNADIESWNID from the coding sequence ATGAATTTAATTCGCAACAAGCATGGTTTTACGCTGATCGAGTTGATGGTGGTCATTACGATTCTCGGAATCCTGGCTGTTTTGATCCTTCCCCGAATTACCGGACAGACAGATGAAGCCAGAAGAACGGCGACAAAAGTTCAGATCAAGAATATTGAACAGGCCCTTCAGCAATATGAAATGGACAACGGTTATTATCCCTCGACTGAACAAGGTCTAGATGCCTTGGTCAAAAAACCGACGATTGGGAGGATCCCGATAAAATATAAAGAGGGGGGCTATATGACTAAGATACCGAAAGATCCCTGGGGAACTCCCTATAGTTATATTGCGCCGGGTGCCCATGGCGATTTTGACCTGGTCTCCTACGGAGCAGACCGGGAAAAAGGGGGAGAGGGAAAAAACGCGGATATCGAGAGCTGGAATATCGATTGA
- a CDS encoding prepilin-type N-terminal cleavage/methylation domain-containing protein, with translation MWVRENCRTTRTQQVNAYQWNRGFTLIEIVIVVLIIGLIALLLLPRIAGISKGNAKTAIRHLTGTIQSLRDEAEIRQKIFRLSFYLSEQRYDVSYLDEKGEFVPYHSDSVEKAAWGREIVLKDVVTLRQGKVTEGTASLFFYPQGRVEKGLFHFEEGGRPMTLQVHSLSGKVKWIDGYVEEK, from the coding sequence ATGTGGGTACGTGAGAATTGCCGAACGACGAGAACGCAGCAGGTGAACGCTTATCAATGGAACAGGGGCTTTACCCTGATTGAGATCGTGATCGTTGTCTTGATCATCGGCTTGATTGCGCTGCTCCTGCTTCCGAGAATCGCCGGAATTTCAAAAGGGAATGCAAAAACGGCGATTCGGCACCTGACCGGAACGATCCAGTCTTTGAGAGACGAGGCCGAGATTCGACAGAAGATCTTCAGGCTGAGTTTCTACCTCTCGGAACAACGTTACGACGTCAGTTATCTCGATGAGAAAGGTGAATTTGTTCCCTATCACTCCGACTCGGTCGAAAAGGCGGCCTGGGGGAGAGAAATCGTTCTGAAGGATGTGGTCACGCTTCGGCAGGGGAAAGTGACCGAAGGAACGGCTTCCCTTTTTTTTTACCCGCAGGGCAGAGTCGAAAAGGGACTATTCCATTTTGAGGAGGGGGGCCGGCCAATGACCTTGCAGGTTCACTCTCTTTCGGGAAAAGTGAAGTGGATTGACGGTTATGTGGAAGAAAAATAG
- a CDS encoding prepilin-type N-terminal cleavage/methylation domain-containing protein → MWKKNSGFTLLEVMIALTLVAIVFVPLLSLRNQNIQETYSARQLLRADFLSHEKLTGFQLTEKPEAGETKGTFDDPFSGFRWEQTVSETPLGGVREVRFKVIWKKGERDEEAEWVEYFRNSPG, encoded by the coding sequence ATGTGGAAGAAAAATAGCGGGTTTACACTTTTGGAGGTCATGATTGCGCTCACCCTGGTTGCGATTGTTTTTGTTCCTCTTCTTTCTCTCAGAAATCAGAACATCCAGGAGACCTATTCTGCCCGGCAGCTTTTAAGAGCCGATTTTCTCTCCCATGAAAAACTGACCGGGTTTCAGCTAACCGAAAAGCCGGAAGCGGGTGAGACAAAGGGAACGTTTGACGATCCGTTTTCGGGATTTCGATGGGAACAAACAGTTTCGGAGACACCGCTTGGTGGGGTAAGAGAGGTTCGCTTTAAGGTCATCTGGAAAAAGGGGGAGCGGGATGAGGAAGCGGAATGGGTGGAATATTTTCGCAATTCTCCCGGATAA
- a CDS encoding prepilin-type N-terminal cleavage/methylation domain-containing protein: MSEIRVPPKGFTLIEVLIVLSIIALMTLFLYETFIATSRVTEKINLEREGYREIRLTFDQMTRELLSAYQSYSASTPLLFSGAHGTGPEGSNDSLSFFTMSHLHLIPNLPDSDLTKVQYALEKLPDDPFYRLQHEEYPHFLSNGPVEKEVILEKVKELDIQYYDGTRWNREWNSGKTFISSLPRAVKVTLVVVRPDGSQETWSRQINLLPLSIK, encoded by the coding sequence ATGAGTGAGATCAGGGTGCCGCCGAAAGGTTTTACGCTCATTGAGGTTCTAATTGTTTTATCGATCATTGCTTTGATGACCCTTTTTCTATATGAAACATTCATTGCGACTTCCCGTGTGACAGAAAAAATAAATCTGGAAAGGGAGGGGTACAGGGAAATCCGGCTGACCTTTGATCAAATGACAAGAGAGCTCCTGAGTGCTTATCAGAGTTACTCCGCTTCGACGCCCCTTCTTTTTTCGGGGGCACACGGAACAGGTCCTGAGGGTTCAAACGATTCTCTCTCTTTCTTTACGATGTCTCACCTTCACCTGATCCCGAATCTGCCTGATTCGGACCTGACAAAAGTTCAGTATGCTTTGGAAAAATTGCCCGACGATCCTTTTTACAGGCTTCAGCATGAAGAATACCCTCATTTTCTGTCGAATGGCCCGGTAGAAAAGGAAGTGATCCTTGAGAAAGTTAAAGAGCTGGATATTCAATATTACGATGGAACCCGATGGAACAGGGAATGGAATAGCGGCAAGACGTTTATCTCATCCCTTCCCCGGGCGGTCAAGGTCACTTTGGTCGTGGTCCGTCCCGATGGTAGCCAGGAGACCTGGAGCCGTCAAATTAATCTATTGCCCCTTTCAATCAAGTGA
- the gspN gene encoding type II secretion system protein GspN: protein MKMEMTWVSDRKRLILSIAGLVLYGLAVYLIFLILNFPKEKVQRWFFIQFQKAIESELTVGETRFVFPLGTEWKQITILPYGKKEPRFVMDRLNVDFLVTSLLFKKSLDARFNLKSWGGEIRGVVAAERGGGASRYSVTAEGEEIDLKKFPWEKGITVEGKIRFQTEYRWEERDPAKGKGFLNIEGNGINGKGLSFSGFSLPELTIYKLTGHGVIREGSLMLDRLNSTGSLADLNGSGTVLIEFPLERSLLNISMKFTPKEALNKVIPLAFLSPHARTGFPMELFLKGTLKEPVFTLTGTPS from the coding sequence GTGAAGATGGAGATGACCTGGGTCTCGGACAGGAAGAGGCTGATATTGTCGATCGCCGGCCTGGTCTTATACGGGCTGGCCGTCTATCTCATTTTTCTCATTTTAAATTTTCCAAAAGAGAAGGTTCAGCGCTGGTTCTTTATTCAATTTCAAAAAGCCATTGAGTCCGAACTGACTGTGGGCGAGACCCGTTTTGTTTTTCCGCTCGGCACCGAATGGAAACAGATCACGATCCTCCCATATGGAAAGAAGGAACCCCGTTTTGTCATGGATCGTTTAAACGTCGATTTCCTTGTCACCTCTCTTCTATTCAAGAAGAGCCTCGATGCCCGATTTAATCTGAAAAGTTGGGGCGGCGAGATCAGAGGAGTCGTCGCGGCAGAAAGGGGAGGTGGGGCTTCCCGCTATTCGGTGACGGCTGAAGGGGAAGAGATTGATCTCAAAAAATTTCCATGGGAGAAAGGGATCACGGTAGAAGGGAAAATCAGGTTTCAAACTGAATACCGGTGGGAAGAAAGGGATCCGGCGAAAGGAAAGGGATTTCTTAATATTGAAGGCAACGGGATAAACGGAAAAGGGCTCTCCTTTTCAGGTTTTTCCCTTCCGGAGCTGACCATTTATAAGTTAACAGGCCATGGTGTTATTCGGGAAGGTTCACTGATGCTGGACCGCCTGAATTCGACCGGATCTCTCGCCGATCTAAACGGGTCCGGAACCGTTCTGATCGAATTTCCGCTTGAAAGAAGTCTCCTGAATATCTCAATGAAATTTACTCCGAAAGAGGCTTTAAATAAGGTGATTCCCCTTGCGTTTCTTTCTCCTCACGCCAGAACGGGTTTCCCCATGGAACTTTTTTTAAAAGGGACGCTAAAGGAGCCGGTTTTCACCCTAACAGGGACCCCTTCATGA
- a CDS encoding PilN domain-containing protein: MRIIGLELDGEKIRFSEFEVSWKGSLQLRSCDEGELAEFEKSGNLRRIIARADQIIVSYPGTLVSARLLSLPFVQQKKIEQVLPFEMEPLLPFELDRVILSYHLLSQENGSSRMMVAVTLKEQFSGFINKLHRYGIDPHQLEWDGMALFNFCRVAMKREKESVLLIKIGFDQTTLCIVKEDAPVMIRAIGIGLQGLSEKGSWKRDHPLINEFLKTMQVFRSEGGDTLQALFVCGEGGEIQGLPDWISSELSIRLERKVSFDGKEIDPRFVPAIGLALKGTPLKGTLSQINFRKEEFSHATVEKGKKGTQRTIFVFSLIIILLGWIDLGIHFSVKKNHYDTVSRLLQKEYRDLFPGKGPIVNEMEQARGGFSELKKRELFFNMPGSTSLEILREITVQIPKEIRIEVNEISVDSEKVRLEGETDSFEALEKIKESLGKSGFFGERIITDSKMNAEESKVKFKLEMNRMAKEEPR; this comes from the coding sequence ATGAGGATTATCGGACTGGAACTGGATGGCGAGAAAATCCGATTTTCAGAATTTGAGGTCAGCTGGAAAGGCTCGCTTCAACTTCGATCATGCGATGAGGGGGAATTAGCGGAATTCGAAAAATCCGGAAATTTGCGAAGAATAATTGCCCGGGCCGATCAGATCATCGTCTCCTATCCGGGAACGCTGGTTTCAGCACGACTCCTTTCACTTCCATTTGTTCAGCAGAAAAAAATTGAACAGGTCCTTCCCTTTGAAATGGAGCCGCTCCTTCCATTTGAGCTTGATCGGGTCATACTCTCTTATCATCTACTTTCCCAGGAGAATGGTTCAAGCCGGATGATGGTGGCTGTGACCCTGAAGGAGCAATTTAGCGGTTTTATCAACAAACTTCACCGGTACGGCATTGATCCACATCAGCTGGAATGGGATGGGATGGCGCTCTTTAATTTCTGCCGTGTCGCCATGAAGAGGGAGAAAGAGAGTGTTCTCCTGATAAAGATCGGCTTCGACCAGACGACTCTCTGTATCGTCAAAGAAGACGCTCCGGTCATGATTCGCGCCATTGGGATTGGACTCCAGGGACTCTCGGAGAAAGGCAGCTGGAAAAGAGACCATCCGTTGATCAATGAATTTCTGAAGACGATGCAGGTTTTTAGAAGTGAAGGAGGCGACACCTTGCAGGCTCTCTTTGTATGCGGTGAAGGAGGAGAGATTCAGGGACTTCCCGACTGGATTTCCAGCGAACTTTCGATCCGGCTCGAAAGGAAGGTCAGTTTTGACGGCAAGGAGATTGATCCACGATTTGTTCCGGCGATAGGCCTTGCTTTGAAGGGAACGCCACTCAAAGGGACCCTGTCACAGATCAATTTTCGAAAAGAGGAGTTTTCCCATGCTACGGTTGAAAAAGGGAAAAAAGGAACTCAGCGGACTATTTTTGTGTTTTCCCTGATCATTATCCTGCTCGGATGGATCGATCTTGGGATCCATTTTTCGGTGAAGAAGAACCATTATGATACCGTGAGCCGGCTTCTCCAAAAGGAATACCGGGATCTCTTTCCAGGAAAGGGTCCGATTGTCAACGAAATGGAACAGGCACGCGGAGGATTTTCCGAACTCAAGAAAAGGGAACTGTTTTTCAATATGCCGGGGAGCACCTCGCTTGAGATATTAAGGGAAATTACCGTTCAAATTCCCAAGGAGATCAGGATCGAAGTCAATGAGATTTCCGTGGATTCAGAAAAAGTCCGTCTTGAAGGGGAAACCGACTCTTTTGAGGCGTTGGAAAAAATTAAAGAATCGCTCGGAAAGAGTGGTTTTTTTGGTGAAAGGATCATCACGGATTCCAAAATGAATGCGGAAGAATCAAAAGTGAAGTTTAAGCTGGAGATGAACCGGATGGCTAAAGAAGAGCCGAGGTAA
- a CDS encoding type II secretion system protein M, whose translation MGRLTLFQEGWSRLGRRERRILAGGAVFLILLVSWLLIFSPILERMSWYDRQALQKEKDLIEFSPLKESYLKIRNHLDQIEHRIGPAKNEFSFPAYLENLAVQIRVKNRMTTLRPRATQSFDNLKSTEMEVKLEDLTLSQAVDFISKIEHSPEFLYIRNLHMRTRYGEPKNLDLTMTVSHYEKSQ comes from the coding sequence ATGGGCAGGCTGACTTTGTTTCAAGAGGGATGGAGCCGTTTGGGGAGAAGGGAAAGAAGGATTCTCGCCGGGGGTGCGGTTTTTCTGATTCTGCTGGTTTCATGGCTCCTGATTTTTTCTCCAATCCTCGAGCGAATGTCTTGGTATGACAGACAGGCCTTGCAGAAGGAGAAAGATCTGATAGAGTTTTCGCCTCTGAAGGAGAGTTATCTGAAAATTCGGAACCATCTCGATCAAATTGAACATCGGATAGGACCTGCAAAGAATGAATTTTCATTTCCCGCCTATCTGGAAAATTTGGCAGTTCAGATCCGCGTCAAGAATAGGATGACGACTTTACGTCCTCGTGCCACGCAGAGTTTTGATAACCTGAAATCGACGGAGATGGAGGTGAAACTGGAAGATCTGACTCTTTCTCAGGCCGTGGACTTTATCTCCAAGATTGAACATTCCCCTGAGTTTCTATACATCCGAAACCTTCACATGAGAACCCGTTATGGCGAACCCAAAAATCTTGATTTAACGATGACGGTCTCCCATTATGAAAAAAGCCAATAG